One Brevibacillus choshinensis genomic window carries:
- a CDS encoding menaquinone biosynthetic enzyme MqnA/MqnD family protein — MQKPLRIGQILYTNVLPVYFYFDQERFEDRIDFIRQVPATLNLAMSRGEIDLGPISSFSYAEHASQYVALSDLSVSAKGRVGSLFLFSKKPIEQLNGTKIALTNTSATTVNLLKIILRKFYDYEISYVTQEPVLDRMLLDAEAALLIGDDAILAMRKKGDLHVYDLGELWHRFTGYSMTFAIWAVRKQVLAEHSALLEEVHASFLTSKEMTRKNPGPLIDYVSTHYGGDKEEWTRYFQGLQHDFGDEQRIGLEYYYRCAAELGLLPAPATVDIWQAGGRQTNTTLTR, encoded by the coding sequence ATGCAAAAGCCTTTGCGAATTGGACAGATCCTGTATACGAATGTACTTCCGGTCTATTTTTATTTTGATCAGGAGCGTTTTGAGGACCGTATCGATTTCATCCGCCAGGTTCCGGCCACATTGAATCTGGCCATGTCCCGTGGTGAGATCGATTTGGGACCGATTTCTTCCTTTAGCTATGCAGAGCATGCCTCCCAGTACGTAGCGCTTTCGGATCTGTCCGTCAGCGCCAAGGGGAGAGTAGGCTCCCTTTTCTTATTCAGCAAAAAGCCGATCGAGCAGCTGAACGGGACAAAGATTGCGTTGACCAATACGTCCGCAACCACGGTCAACCTGCTGAAGATCATTCTTCGTAAGTTTTACGATTATGAGATTTCATACGTTACACAGGAGCCCGTTTTAGACAGAATGCTTCTGGATGCTGAAGCGGCTCTGCTGATTGGTGACGATGCGATTTTGGCCATGAGAAAGAAGGGAGACCTCCACGTCTACGATCTGGGAGAGTTGTGGCACAGGTTCACCGGCTATTCCATGACGTTTGCGATCTGGGCTGTGCGCAAGCAAGTTTTGGCCGAGCACAGCGCACTATTGGAAGAGGTGCATGCCTCCTTCCTGACGAGCAAAGAAATGACGAGAAAAAACCCCGGGCCTCTCATCGATTACGTCTCCACGCATTATGGTGGGGACAAGGAAGAATGGACCCGGTACTTTCAAGGCTTGCAGCATGATTTCGGCGACGAGCAGCGGATTGGACTCGAGTATTACTACCGATGCGCCGCGGAGCTGGGACTTCTACCGGCGCCAGCAACCGTCGACATCTGGCAGGCTGGTGGGCGGCAGACCAATACTACGTTGACGAGATAG